One window of Scylla paramamosain isolate STU-SP2022 chromosome 47, ASM3559412v1, whole genome shotgun sequence genomic DNA carries:
- the LOC135094919 gene encoding phosducin-like protein, whose amino-acid sequence MATLEDRILGEKLHYYCSSSEDEEEEEEEEEEEGGRGKHQEEGRKSCPPPERGGWEGSSTNTGPKGVLKDWQRFKQLEAERRVEQERERVLLAKKLAMSCRSHLDDEKEKEEKKKSEEEEEALLEEAFLRQYISKRMEEMMAKTNKRATFGRLIHLESRDGFLDAIDKESEDVTVIIHIFEKGVPGCSAMTGCLGCVAQDYPYVKFCTLPASVAGVSANFKAGGCPALLVYRAGQLVGNFVRLTDEFSDDFYATDVESFLIEHGILVDRSLIPPGIRGPADGSDEDGDSDFSLDD is encoded by the exons atgGCTACCCTAGAAGACCGTATTTTGGGAGAGAAGCTTCATTACTACTGCAGCAGCtcggaagatgaagaagaagaggaagaggaagaggaggaggaggggggaagagggaagcaccaggaggaggggaggaagtctTGCCCCCCGCcggagagaggggggtgggaggggtcTTCTACTAAT ACGGGGCCCAAGGGGGTGCTGAAGGACTGGCAGCGGTTTAAGCAGCTGGAGGCGGAGAGGCGGGTGGAGCAGGAGAGGGAACGTGTGCTGCTGGCTAAGAAGCTCGCCATGTCCTGCCGAtctcat ctggatgatgagaaggagaaggaggagaagaagaagagtgaggaggaggaggaggcactgcTGGAGGAGGCTTTCCTGCGTCAGTACATTTcaaagaggatggaggagatgaTGGCAAAGACTAACAAGAG AGCAACTTTTGGCCGCCTCATTCACCTGGAGAGTCGCGACGGATTCCTGGATGCAATAGACAAGGAGAGCGAGGATGTGACGGTTATCATCCATATCTttgagaag GGTGTGCCAGGGTGCAGTGCCATGACAGGGTGCCTCGGGTGTGTGGCGCAGGACTACCCCTATGTCAAGTTTTGCACCCTGCCGGCATCCGTAGCAGGGGTCAGCGCCAACTTT AAAGCTGGGGGGTGCCCGGCGCTGCTGGTGTACAGGGCGGGTCAGCTGGTGGGGAACTTTGTACGGCTGACAGACGAGTTCTCGGATGACTTCTACGCAACGGATGTGGAGTCCTTTCTGAttga ACATGGCATCCTGGTGGACCGCTCCCTCATTCCGCCGGGCATCCGTGGACCGGCGGACGGCAGCGACGAGGATGGTGACAGTGACTTCAGCCTGGATGACtag
- the LOC135094888 gene encoding ankycorbin-like gives MTPCNIYNSSAPHLHYIGKALVEIESALSGDAGAVDAELQRGVEVDQIEEGRTALHCAAAEGLLEVVKVLLYYKANPTRRSKMEEDNGGTALHLAAENGHVEVVEELLQARANVEVLDAKGRQASHRAASRGHRGVLEVLHKHGADMDARDAGKATPLHFAAFYGDMGAVRWLVEEAGAVVTYKDKNGRQPKDVAKKFNNSAVQKYLKSGGGGGGKKGGGGGGGMSMFGGPKARRSTRETSRDRLAHAAREASTHRRHNESPAPSSDPESLSVPHRHDMTDTDGPREDKTQPVSLPAGLGHAPHDSRGSMPSLSPPDSPPALLNGQTGVFITGEVFSLVSPQGRERESRRRTWSLGASTRSSSKGRGLRGQVEDLMEIKTQQEEELEFKREEVSKLKTLLSQAEQEKAQAEEQVTEMRYMVETQRQQLTEATEGQQRVIALHQQDQEAARNAAARREDEVQELLTQARKDIDALRERDALSQQTIEALSKKVERLSVEGKIGEERLEQKEAALKEALRQVEEGTSHAATVMSLREEIDHLTCMMDDTRENALIIQEQLEKKISDLREQNEKKSETISLLSDRLRETETNSGFSQEAERRVQELREKETESQLTIASLNAKIQQLQQNITDHDTKTLTFHKQQQAKIEELTEGNESKQVTIASLSHEAEQLTRRMKEQQDSIVWYQGQLQQKQREQEQKEGEGQRVAKELREEIDRLNAKLEEAQKVSLTQYERGGTVVALQKRDTAQKQTIKALENRLQHLTQKMADAEQASLSVQRQQLEKINTLTEQLEEAQRKTQQQEKDKEHEQREAASQQTISELRQEVDRLSGGQQQQQQQQRYPVRQAPQPWRPSGPPPPVPYSQKYNHVSPPRQDGYTPAYTSHQ, from the exons ATGACTCCTTGCAACATCTACAAttcttctgcgccgcatctccactacattggAAAGGCTCTAGtcgaa ataGAGAGCGCCTTGTCAGGGGACGCAGGGGCGGTGGACGCGGAGCTGCAGCGGGGGGTAGAGGTGGACcagatagaggaaggaaggacagccCTGCACTGCGCCGCCGCTGAGGGCCtgctggaggtggtgaaggtgctGCTCTACTACAAGGCTAACCCGACCAGGAGAAGCAAGATGGAGGAGGATAATG GAGGCACAGCGCTCCATCTGGCGGCGGAGAACGGCcatgtggaggtggtggaggagctaCTTCAAGCCAGGGCCAACGTGGAGGTGCTGGACGccaagg GGCGTCAGGCATCCCACAGGGCAGCCTCCAGGGGTCACAGAGGCGTCCTTGAGGTCTTGCACAAACACGGGGCGGATATGGATGCTAGGGACGCAGGAAAAGCCACGCCCCTGCACTTCGCCGCCTTCTACGGGGACATGGGGGCAGTGAGGTGGCTGGTGGAGGAGGCCGGGGCAGTCGTTACGTACAAGGACAAAAATGGACGCCAGCCTAAGGACGTGGCCAAGAAATTTAATAACTCGGCTGTTCAGAAGTACTTGaagagtggtggcggtggtggtggcaagaagggtggtggtggtggtggtggtatgtctatg TTCGGCGGTCCCAAGGCACGGAGGAGCACGCGGGAGACGAGCAGAGACCGCCTGGCCCACGCAGCACGGGAGGCCAGCACACACAGACGCCACAACGAGTCCCCGGCACCTTCTTCTGATCCCGAGTCCCTGTCAGTGCCTCACCGCCACGACATGACTGACACTGACGGCCCCAGGGAGGACAAGACCCAGCCTGTCTCCCTCCCAGCTGGTCTCGGCCACGCCCCACATGACAGCCGCGGCTCCATGCCCTCACTGTCCCCGCCAGACTCACCCCCGGCACTCCTCAATGGACAGACGGGTGTGTTTATAACGGG TGAGGTGTTCTCTCTGGTCTCTCCCCAGGGGCGTGAGAGAGAGTCCCGCCGGCGCACGTGGAGCCTGGGGGCGTCTACCAGGTCCTCCTCCAAGGGGCGAGGACTAAGGGGTCAGGTGGAGGACCTCATGGAGATAAAG acgcagcaggaggaggagctggagttcaagagggaggaggtgtcGAAACTGAAGACACTGCTGAGCCAGGCCGAGCAGGAgaaa GCGCAGGCGGAGGAACAGGTGACGGAGATGCGCTATATGGTGGAGACGCAGAGGCAGCAGTTGACGGAGGCCACGGAGGGACAGCAGAGGGTCATTGCCTTACACCAGCAGGACCAGGAAGCCGCCAGG AACGCCGCGGCCAGAAGGGAGGATGAGGTGCAGGAGCTTCTGACGCAGGCCCGGAAGGACATCGATGCCCTGAGGGAGCGTGACGCCCTTAGCCAGCAGACCATTGAGGCGCTGTCCAAGAAAGTGGAGCGTCTTTCAGTGGAGGGGAAGATCGGGGAGGAGCGGCTGGAGcagaaggag gcggccctgaaggaggcgctgcggcaggtggaggaggggacTTCTCACGCCGCCACAGTCATGTCTCTGCGGGAGGAGATAGACCACCTAACTTGTATGATGGATGACACGAGGGAAAACGCCTTGATTATAcag gaacAGCTGGAGAAGAAGATATCAGACCTGAGGGAGCAGAACGAGAAGAAGAGCGAGACAATATCTCTCCTCTCAGACCGACTAAGGGAGACAGAGACCAACTCAGGCTTCtcacag GAGGCCGAGCGACGCGTGCAGGAGCTCAGGGAGAAGGAAACGGAGAGCCAGCTGACCATTGCGTCTCTCAATGCTAAGATACAGCAACTCCAGCAGAACATTACTGACCATGACACCAAAACTCTCACCTTCCAC aagcagcagcaggccAAGATAGAGGAGTTGACGGAAGGTAATGAATCGAAACAGGTTACCATTGCAAGTTTGTCCCACGAGGCTGAGCAGTTAacgaggagaatgaaggaacagCAGGATAGCATTGTCTggtaccag gggCAGCTCCAGCAGAAACAGCGAGAAcaggagcagaaggaaggagagggacaaAGGGTGGCGAAGGAACTGAGGGAGGAGATAGACAGACTTAACGCTAAACTGGAGGAGGCGCAGAAGGTGTCCCTAACGCag taCGAGAGAGGAGGAACCGTTGTAGCCCTGCAGAAGAGAGACACAGCTCAAAAACAAACGATCAAGGCCCTAGAGAACCGCCTGCAGCACCTCACCCAGAAGATGGCGGACGCAGAGCAAGCCTCCCTCAGTGTGCAAAGACAGCAGCTGGAGAAGATCAATACCCTGACGGAGCAGCTGGAGGAGGCGCAGCGGAAG acacagcagcaggagaaggacaaggaacaCGAGCAGCGGGAGGCGGCGAGTCAGCAGACCATCAGTGAGCTGCGTCAGGAGGTGGACAGACTCAGCggtggccagcagcagcagcagcagcagcagagataTCCCGtcaggcag gCCCCCCAGCCGTGGCGCCCCTCGGGACCGCCGCCCCCCGTGCCCTACAGCCAGAAGTACAACCACGTGTCCCCCCCGAGGCAGGACGGCTACACCCCCGCCTACACCTCccaccagtga